A region of Pongo pygmaeus isolate AG05252 chromosome 15, NHGRI_mPonPyg2-v2.0_pri, whole genome shotgun sequence DNA encodes the following proteins:
- the PPM1A gene encoding protein phosphatase 1A isoform X3: MTREKLVIQQRLNFFCVLGCAPSAGKTPVNKTESPCSHGAYSHYSEVYLEDQDIMGAFLDKPKMEKHNAQGQGNGLRYGLSSMQGWRVEMEDAHTAVIGLPSGLESWSFFAVYDGHAGSQVAKYCCEHLLDHITNNQDFKGSAGAPSVENVKNGIRTGFLEIDEHMRVMSEKKHGADRSGSTAVGVLISPQHTYFINCGDSRGLLCRNRKVHFFTQDHKPSNPLEKERIQNAGGSVMIQRVNGSLAVSRALGDFDYKCVHGKGPTEQLVSPEPEVHDIERSEEDDQFIILACDGIWDVMGNEELCDFVRSRLEVTDDLEKVCNEVVDTCLYKGSRDNMSVILICFPNAPKVSPEAVKKEAELDKYLECRVEEIIKKQGEGVPDLVHVMRTLASENIPSLPPGGELASKRNVIEAVYNRLNPYKNDDTDSTSTDDMW, translated from the exons ATGACTAG AGAGAAACTAGTCATTCAACAAAGATTGAACTTCTTCTGTGTGTTAGGCTGTGCTCCAAGTGCTGGGAAGACAccagtgaataaaacagaaagtccctgctctcatggagcttacagccACTATTCTGAAGTTT ACCTAGAGGATCAAGACATAATGGGAGCATTTTTAGACAAGCCAAAGATGGAAAAGCATAATGCCCAGGGGCAGGGTAATGGGTTGCGATATGGGCTAAGCAGCATGCAAGGTTGGCGTGTTGAAATGGAGGATGCACATACGGCTGTGATCGGTTTGCCAAGTGGACTTGAATCGTGGTCATTCTTTGCTGTGTATGATGGGCATGCTGGTTCTCAGGTTGCCAAATACTGCTGTGAGCATTTGTTAGATCACATCACCAATAACCAGGATTTTAAAGGGTCTGCAGGAGCACCTTCTGTGGAAAATGTAAAGAATGGAATCAGAACAGGTTTTCTGGAGATTGATGAACACATGAGAGTTATGTCAGAGAAGAAACATGGTGCAGATAGAAGTGGGTCAACAGCTGTAGGTGTCTTAATTTCTCCCCAACATACTTATTTCATTAACTGTGGAGACTCAAGAGGTTTACTTTGTAGGAACAGGAAAGTTCATTTCTTCACACAAGATCACAAACCAAGTAATCCGCTGGAGAAAGAACGAATTCAGAATGCAGGTGGCTCTGTAATGATTCAGCGTGTGAATGGCTCTCTGGCTGTATCAAGGGCCCTTGGGGATTTTGATTACAAATGTGTCCATGGAAAAGGTCCTACTGAGCAGCTTGTCTCACCAGAGCCTGAAGTCCATGATATTGAAAGATCTGAAGAAGATGATCAGTTCATTATCCTTGCATGTGATGGTATCTGGGATGTTATGGGAAATGAAGAGCTCTGTGATTTTGTAAGATCCAGACTTGAAGTCACTGATGACCTTGAGAAAGTTTGCAATGAAGTAGTCGACACCTGTTTGTATAAG ggAAGTCGAGACAACATGAGTGTGATTTTGATCTGTTTTCCAAATGCACCCAAAGTATCACCAGAAGCAGTGAAGAAGGAGGCAGAGTTGGACAAGTACCTGGAATGCAGAGTAGAAG AAATCATAAAGAAGCAGGGGGAAGGCGTCCCCGACTTAGTCCATGTGATGCGCACATTAGCGAGTGAGAACATCCCCAGCCTCCCACCAGGGGGTGAATTGGCAAGCAA GAGGAATGTTATTGAAGCCGTTTACAATAGACTGAATCCTTACAAAAATGACGACACT GACTCTACATCAACAGATGATATGTGGTAA
- the PPM1A gene encoding protein phosphatase 1A isoform X6, translated as MGAFLDKPKMEKHNAQGQGNGLRYGLSSMQGWRVEMEDAHTAVIGLPSGLESWSFFAVYDGHAGSQVAKYCCEHLLDHITNNQDFKGSAGAPSVENVKNGIRTGFLEIDEHMRVMSEKKHGADRSGSTAVGVLISPQHTYFINCGDSRGLLCRNRKVHFFTQDHKPSNPLEKERIQNAGGSVMIQRVNGSLAVSRALGDFDYKCVHGKGPTEQLVSPEPEVHDIERSEEDDQFIILACDGIWDVMGNEELCDFVRSRLEVTDDLEKVCNEVVDTCLYKGSRDNMSVILICFPNAPKVSPEAVKKEAELDKYLECRVEEIIKKQGEGVPDLVHVMRTLASENIPSLPPGGELASKRNVIEAVYNRLNPYKNDDTDSTSTDDMW; from the exons ATGGGAGCATTTTTAGACAAGCCAAAGATGGAAAAGCATAATGCCCAGGGGCAGGGTAATGGGTTGCGATATGGGCTAAGCAGCATGCAAGGTTGGCGTGTTGAAATGGAGGATGCACATACGGCTGTGATCGGTTTGCCAAGTGGACTTGAATCGTGGTCATTCTTTGCTGTGTATGATGGGCATGCTGGTTCTCAGGTTGCCAAATACTGCTGTGAGCATTTGTTAGATCACATCACCAATAACCAGGATTTTAAAGGGTCTGCAGGAGCACCTTCTGTGGAAAATGTAAAGAATGGAATCAGAACAGGTTTTCTGGAGATTGATGAACACATGAGAGTTATGTCAGAGAAGAAACATGGTGCAGATAGAAGTGGGTCAACAGCTGTAGGTGTCTTAATTTCTCCCCAACATACTTATTTCATTAACTGTGGAGACTCAAGAGGTTTACTTTGTAGGAACAGGAAAGTTCATTTCTTCACACAAGATCACAAACCAAGTAATCCGCTGGAGAAAGAACGAATTCAGAATGCAGGTGGCTCTGTAATGATTCAGCGTGTGAATGGCTCTCTGGCTGTATCAAGGGCCCTTGGGGATTTTGATTACAAATGTGTCCATGGAAAAGGTCCTACTGAGCAGCTTGTCTCACCAGAGCCTGAAGTCCATGATATTGAAAGATCTGAAGAAGATGATCAGTTCATTATCCTTGCATGTGATGGTATCTGGGATGTTATGGGAAATGAAGAGCTCTGTGATTTTGTAAGATCCAGACTTGAAGTCACTGATGACCTTGAGAAAGTTTGCAATGAAGTAGTCGACACCTGTTTGTATAAG ggAAGTCGAGACAACATGAGTGTGATTTTGATCTGTTTTCCAAATGCACCCAAAGTATCACCAGAAGCAGTGAAGAAGGAGGCAGAGTTGGACAAGTACCTGGAATGCAGAGTAGAAG AAATCATAAAGAAGCAGGGGGAAGGCGTCCCCGACTTAGTCCATGTGATGCGCACATTAGCGAGTGAGAACATCCCCAGCCTCCCACCAGGGGGTGAATTGGCAAGCAA GAGGAATGTTATTGAAGCCGTTTACAATAGACTGAATCCTTACAAAAATGACGACACT GACTCTACATCAACAGATGATATGTGGTAA
- the PPM1A gene encoding protein phosphatase 1A isoform X1 produces the protein MFLNSLLLLQSPGNTTCRYSCIPLLDPFLKPFSFLCLPREKLVIQQRLNFFCVLGCAPSAGKTPVNKTESPCSHGAYSHYSEVYLEDQDIMGAFLDKPKMEKHNAQGQGNGLRYGLSSMQGWRVEMEDAHTAVIGLPSGLESWSFFAVYDGHAGSQVAKYCCEHLLDHITNNQDFKGSAGAPSVENVKNGIRTGFLEIDEHMRVMSEKKHGADRSGSTAVGVLISPQHTYFINCGDSRGLLCRNRKVHFFTQDHKPSNPLEKERIQNAGGSVMIQRVNGSLAVSRALGDFDYKCVHGKGPTEQLVSPEPEVHDIERSEEDDQFIILACDGIWDVMGNEELCDFVRSRLEVTDDLEKVCNEVVDTCLYKGSRDNMSVILICFPNAPKVSPEAVKKEAELDKYLECRVEEIIKKQGEGVPDLVHVMRTLASENIPSLPPGGELASKRNVIEAVYNRLNPYKNDDTDSTSTDDMW, from the exons ATGTTCCTAAATTCCCTGTTACTGCTTCAAAGTCCAGGAAACACCACGTGCAGATACAGTTGTATCCCATTGTTAGACCCTTTCCTGAAgccattctcttttctttgtcttcccAGAGAGAAACTAGTCATTCAACAAAGATTGAACTTCTTCTGTGTGTTAGGCTGTGCTCCAAGTGCTGGGAAGACAccagtgaataaaacagaaagtccctgctctcatggagcttacagccACTATTCTGAAGTTT ACCTAGAGGATCAAGACATAATGGGAGCATTTTTAGACAAGCCAAAGATGGAAAAGCATAATGCCCAGGGGCAGGGTAATGGGTTGCGATATGGGCTAAGCAGCATGCAAGGTTGGCGTGTTGAAATGGAGGATGCACATACGGCTGTGATCGGTTTGCCAAGTGGACTTGAATCGTGGTCATTCTTTGCTGTGTATGATGGGCATGCTGGTTCTCAGGTTGCCAAATACTGCTGTGAGCATTTGTTAGATCACATCACCAATAACCAGGATTTTAAAGGGTCTGCAGGAGCACCTTCTGTGGAAAATGTAAAGAATGGAATCAGAACAGGTTTTCTGGAGATTGATGAACACATGAGAGTTATGTCAGAGAAGAAACATGGTGCAGATAGAAGTGGGTCAACAGCTGTAGGTGTCTTAATTTCTCCCCAACATACTTATTTCATTAACTGTGGAGACTCAAGAGGTTTACTTTGTAGGAACAGGAAAGTTCATTTCTTCACACAAGATCACAAACCAAGTAATCCGCTGGAGAAAGAACGAATTCAGAATGCAGGTGGCTCTGTAATGATTCAGCGTGTGAATGGCTCTCTGGCTGTATCAAGGGCCCTTGGGGATTTTGATTACAAATGTGTCCATGGAAAAGGTCCTACTGAGCAGCTTGTCTCACCAGAGCCTGAAGTCCATGATATTGAAAGATCTGAAGAAGATGATCAGTTCATTATCCTTGCATGTGATGGTATCTGGGATGTTATGGGAAATGAAGAGCTCTGTGATTTTGTAAGATCCAGACTTGAAGTCACTGATGACCTTGAGAAAGTTTGCAATGAAGTAGTCGACACCTGTTTGTATAAG ggAAGTCGAGACAACATGAGTGTGATTTTGATCTGTTTTCCAAATGCACCCAAAGTATCACCAGAAGCAGTGAAGAAGGAGGCAGAGTTGGACAAGTACCTGGAATGCAGAGTAGAAG AAATCATAAAGAAGCAGGGGGAAGGCGTCCCCGACTTAGTCCATGTGATGCGCACATTAGCGAGTGAGAACATCCCCAGCCTCCCACCAGGGGGTGAATTGGCAAGCAA GAGGAATGTTATTGAAGCCGTTTACAATAGACTGAATCCTTACAAAAATGACGACACT GACTCTACATCAACAGATGATATGTGGTAA
- the PPM1A gene encoding protein phosphatase 1A isoform X5, with protein sequence MGEFLQDSMFQTFCCDHNLEDQDIMGAFLDKPKMEKHNAQGQGNGLRYGLSSMQGWRVEMEDAHTAVIGLPSGLESWSFFAVYDGHAGSQVAKYCCEHLLDHITNNQDFKGSAGAPSVENVKNGIRTGFLEIDEHMRVMSEKKHGADRSGSTAVGVLISPQHTYFINCGDSRGLLCRNRKVHFFTQDHKPSNPLEKERIQNAGGSVMIQRVNGSLAVSRALGDFDYKCVHGKGPTEQLVSPEPEVHDIERSEEDDQFIILACDGIWDVMGNEELCDFVRSRLEVTDDLEKVCNEVVDTCLYKGSRDNMSVILICFPNAPKVSPEAVKKEAELDKYLECRVEEIIKKQGEGVPDLVHVMRTLASENIPSLPPGGELASKRNVIEAVYNRLNPYKNDDTDSTSTDDMW encoded by the exons atgggagagtTTCTTCAAGACAGCATGTTTCAAACTTTTTGTTGTGACCACA ACCTAGAGGATCAAGACATAATGGGAGCATTTTTAGACAAGCCAAAGATGGAAAAGCATAATGCCCAGGGGCAGGGTAATGGGTTGCGATATGGGCTAAGCAGCATGCAAGGTTGGCGTGTTGAAATGGAGGATGCACATACGGCTGTGATCGGTTTGCCAAGTGGACTTGAATCGTGGTCATTCTTTGCTGTGTATGATGGGCATGCTGGTTCTCAGGTTGCCAAATACTGCTGTGAGCATTTGTTAGATCACATCACCAATAACCAGGATTTTAAAGGGTCTGCAGGAGCACCTTCTGTGGAAAATGTAAAGAATGGAATCAGAACAGGTTTTCTGGAGATTGATGAACACATGAGAGTTATGTCAGAGAAGAAACATGGTGCAGATAGAAGTGGGTCAACAGCTGTAGGTGTCTTAATTTCTCCCCAACATACTTATTTCATTAACTGTGGAGACTCAAGAGGTTTACTTTGTAGGAACAGGAAAGTTCATTTCTTCACACAAGATCACAAACCAAGTAATCCGCTGGAGAAAGAACGAATTCAGAATGCAGGTGGCTCTGTAATGATTCAGCGTGTGAATGGCTCTCTGGCTGTATCAAGGGCCCTTGGGGATTTTGATTACAAATGTGTCCATGGAAAAGGTCCTACTGAGCAGCTTGTCTCACCAGAGCCTGAAGTCCATGATATTGAAAGATCTGAAGAAGATGATCAGTTCATTATCCTTGCATGTGATGGTATCTGGGATGTTATGGGAAATGAAGAGCTCTGTGATTTTGTAAGATCCAGACTTGAAGTCACTGATGACCTTGAGAAAGTTTGCAATGAAGTAGTCGACACCTGTTTGTATAAG ggAAGTCGAGACAACATGAGTGTGATTTTGATCTGTTTTCCAAATGCACCCAAAGTATCACCAGAAGCAGTGAAGAAGGAGGCAGAGTTGGACAAGTACCTGGAATGCAGAGTAGAAG AAATCATAAAGAAGCAGGGGGAAGGCGTCCCCGACTTAGTCCATGTGATGCGCACATTAGCGAGTGAGAACATCCCCAGCCTCCCACCAGGGGGTGAATTGGCAAGCAA GAGGAATGTTATTGAAGCCGTTTACAATAGACTGAATCCTTACAAAAATGACGACACT GACTCTACATCAACAGATGATATGTGGTAA
- the PPM1A gene encoding protein phosphatase 1A isoform X2, with translation MREKNMKQLIVGCFTRTLQIAQNPRREKLVIQQRLNFFCVLGCAPSAGKTPVNKTESPCSHGAYSHYSEVYLEDQDIMGAFLDKPKMEKHNAQGQGNGLRYGLSSMQGWRVEMEDAHTAVIGLPSGLESWSFFAVYDGHAGSQVAKYCCEHLLDHITNNQDFKGSAGAPSVENVKNGIRTGFLEIDEHMRVMSEKKHGADRSGSTAVGVLISPQHTYFINCGDSRGLLCRNRKVHFFTQDHKPSNPLEKERIQNAGGSVMIQRVNGSLAVSRALGDFDYKCVHGKGPTEQLVSPEPEVHDIERSEEDDQFIILACDGIWDVMGNEELCDFVRSRLEVTDDLEKVCNEVVDTCLYKGSRDNMSVILICFPNAPKVSPEAVKKEAELDKYLECRVEEIIKKQGEGVPDLVHVMRTLASENIPSLPPGGELASKRNVIEAVYNRLNPYKNDDTDSTSTDDMW, from the exons CTTATAGTTGGCTGCTTCACCAGGACTCTACAAATTGCTCAGAACCCAAGGAG AGAGAAACTAGTCATTCAACAAAGATTGAACTTCTTCTGTGTGTTAGGCTGTGCTCCAAGTGCTGGGAAGACAccagtgaataaaacagaaagtccctgctctcatggagcttacagccACTATTCTGAAGTTT ACCTAGAGGATCAAGACATAATGGGAGCATTTTTAGACAAGCCAAAGATGGAAAAGCATAATGCCCAGGGGCAGGGTAATGGGTTGCGATATGGGCTAAGCAGCATGCAAGGTTGGCGTGTTGAAATGGAGGATGCACATACGGCTGTGATCGGTTTGCCAAGTGGACTTGAATCGTGGTCATTCTTTGCTGTGTATGATGGGCATGCTGGTTCTCAGGTTGCCAAATACTGCTGTGAGCATTTGTTAGATCACATCACCAATAACCAGGATTTTAAAGGGTCTGCAGGAGCACCTTCTGTGGAAAATGTAAAGAATGGAATCAGAACAGGTTTTCTGGAGATTGATGAACACATGAGAGTTATGTCAGAGAAGAAACATGGTGCAGATAGAAGTGGGTCAACAGCTGTAGGTGTCTTAATTTCTCCCCAACATACTTATTTCATTAACTGTGGAGACTCAAGAGGTTTACTTTGTAGGAACAGGAAAGTTCATTTCTTCACACAAGATCACAAACCAAGTAATCCGCTGGAGAAAGAACGAATTCAGAATGCAGGTGGCTCTGTAATGATTCAGCGTGTGAATGGCTCTCTGGCTGTATCAAGGGCCCTTGGGGATTTTGATTACAAATGTGTCCATGGAAAAGGTCCTACTGAGCAGCTTGTCTCACCAGAGCCTGAAGTCCATGATATTGAAAGATCTGAAGAAGATGATCAGTTCATTATCCTTGCATGTGATGGTATCTGGGATGTTATGGGAAATGAAGAGCTCTGTGATTTTGTAAGATCCAGACTTGAAGTCACTGATGACCTTGAGAAAGTTTGCAATGAAGTAGTCGACACCTGTTTGTATAAG ggAAGTCGAGACAACATGAGTGTGATTTTGATCTGTTTTCCAAATGCACCCAAAGTATCACCAGAAGCAGTGAAGAAGGAGGCAGAGTTGGACAAGTACCTGGAATGCAGAGTAGAAG AAATCATAAAGAAGCAGGGGGAAGGCGTCCCCGACTTAGTCCATGTGATGCGCACATTAGCGAGTGAGAACATCCCCAGCCTCCCACCAGGGGGTGAATTGGCAAGCAA GAGGAATGTTATTGAAGCCGTTTACAATAGACTGAATCCTTACAAAAATGACGACACT GACTCTACATCAACAGATGATATGTGGTAA